The DNA sequence GATATATCTAATTTGTACTCTTTTTTCTCGTTTACATAAGCTTTAACCAATTTTGCCCCAGGGTACGCTGTTTCCAATGCCGTTTTTACTGCTGCCGGAACAGCATCTGTACCAACTTCGGTATATTCGGTTTGGAAACTTGTTTCCGTTTTCACTTCTTCAGAATGTACAATTGTAGTGGCATAAATGGATAGGCTTCCTAAAACGATTGCGGCTATTAAAACGATCTTTTTCATATTTTTTCTTATTTAACTATGTTTCCCGCAGCATCAGAGAATATAATATACTTTTTGTCTCCTTTAGAGATTTCAAGCTTATACTCTTTCTTCTCATTTACATACGCTTTTTCAAGTTTTGTACCTGGAAAAGATTTTTCAACTGTTGATTTTACTGCCGCCGGAACTGCATCTGCACTAACTTCCTTAAACTCATCTTGAATAAGTACGGATTGGTTTACTGCATTTTCTAATGA is a window from the Flavobacterium cupriresistens genome containing:
- a CDS encoding PepSY-like domain-containing protein — encoded protein: MKNLVVATAIVLGSLTVNAATTPSLENAVNQSVLIQDEFKEVSADAVPAAVKSTVEKSFPGTKLEKAYVNEKKEYKLEISKGDKKYIIFSDAAGNIVK